The Oryza brachyantha chromosome 6, ObraRS2, whole genome shotgun sequence region cgccgcgcgcccgcacttccgcctccgccgccacccgccccGCGCGCCTGCCGCCGCCAACGCGTCGTCGCTATCCACTTTGGTAAGGCTGCCGCTTCCCTGGTAGTTTACTGCATCCGGTTCGGCTTCCCTGGTCGGTCCTCCTCTACTAGGGGGGAGTGAAAGCGTGCCGACTCAGGTGGTAGCTAGAAATTCAGCTTCTTAGTCTAACCAAGGTTGTGTGCAAGCGTGGCATTTCGCAATGTAGCTTGGCTTGTCACTTGTGGAGCTATTTCAGGAGCATGGaccaaaaaattgtgaaaatagCAATGACTGTATCAGTACTAGTATAGCATTTTACATAACAAAATTGTCTATACCCTATACGTGTGTCAAACTGCATAAAACGATAGAAATTGTATCTTTGGTAAAAGTTACTATAGTTTGATTGCTCGCTTTGTTGGTCAAGAACATGAACATATAAGTTGATGGGTTTAGTATGAAACTCAGTTGcataatttttgttgttctGGAATGGTGACTTGATTTTGGCTGTTCAAACGTCTGAAGGAAGAAGTGGGCGGTGCTGGAAAGGGCAAGAGACCTCATCAGGTCATGCTCACTCGCTTGCTTGCTTTGGCTGCCCATGCATTGGCTGAGGTAACATCATAAATGTGCAGCTAAATTTTCTTTGCACCTTCACAGTTGTTTAACATATTAACTGAACTGTGCAAACTGTAATGGATGATGCTAATCGCCTAGGCAGAGACCAGGCCAGAACCCAAGGACTTGTGGAAAGAGCCCATAAATGCTACGATGTGGCTACCTTGTTCTGACAAAAGGACTTGGGAAGCATcaggtaatataatttatattgctTGGTTTTTTTGTTCTGTTTATCCTCTCATGCTAATGTTGATATTTTGTTCTTACACATTTGGATTCACCTCTCTGTTATCTGACTTGCCTCCTTTTTGTAAATTGAAGAGGGAACCAATGGTTACATCATGATCAGTGCAAACGGTGGAATAAACCAGCAAAGGGTAGCGGTAAGTAGTCCCTTAACGGAAAGAAGAATTATGTCATGTTTGAATTCCAAATGATAGGTTTATTTATTACCTGAAAACAGCAAATGTTATTTGCCCATGTCATTGTTTATTTGAAGCAATCATACCATTAATGCAATTTTCTTCTAGAAAATTGGTAAGTATGATTTGTCCAGAGACTGTAAAGTAATATTCAATACTGAGCTTGTACAAAGTTTGTGAAAAAATTGACATATCATTCAAAAGTGACTGGCAAAGAAAGATGAGAATCCTTGTTTGGAAAATCGGTACAAACTGGttgagtatattttttatttgatagtaAATGCAAACAGCTTAGAGTAATGAATTTTCATTGTTGTTCTAAAATGAGTGgaatcttatttttaaataccttTCAATTTTGTTGGCTTGCTTAGTTGATTTAAATAATCTGCTTGAAGGGAACTAAATCTAGTTTTAGATTTTGTGTGAACTGGTATATAATCTTATTTAATTGATTTCACTGCATACTTATCTATGAACAGATCTGTAATGCTGTTACAATATCTCGATTGCTCAATGCAACTCTTGTCATCCCCAAATTCTTGTACAGTAATGTTTGGCTGGACAAAaggtatattttattatttctctACATTACAACTTCATCTCATTTCTTATGCTTTGGTATTTTTTCCCATGATTGTATATTTTGACAAATTAAATTCAATTCCTTAGCCAGTTTGGCGATATATATCAGGAGGattattttatcaattatttgAAATCTGATATTCGGATTGTGAAGGAGCTTCCTGTGGAGCTGCAATCACTTGACTTGGAGGCAATCGGTAGCCTTGtaagttattttaatttagtgGAAGGCTCTAGAATGGCAGAACAATGATTTTCGTGCTCATTATTAAGTATCTAATTATCGCATTATTCTGTAGGTTAATGATACTGATGTCATGAAAGAGGCAAAACCAaacttatatgtaaaaaagatACTACCCATTTTGCTGAAGAATAGAGTTGTCCACTTTGTAGGATTTGGTAATCGTTTGTCTTTTGACCCAATACCTTTTGACCTTCAggtattactattttttattactgtcGTTTTGCCTGCAAGGCCACCTGAATGTCAAATTCCATTAGTTCTCTTTGATGTTTTTCACTCTAGGTTTCACGAATACTTGTACACAGCAGCAGAGCTCTACAATACATATAATGGACCTTTTTCATAGTTTCCAAGTCTATACAGGAGTGTTTGACTAAAAAAGAAGCTAGGGTTTATTTGCTAATTTGCAAGCTGCATATTTTCTATTGTTAACATATCAAGCTGCATATTTTCTATTGTTAACATATCAAGTTGCATGATCTGAGTGTATATGTTCATCTACTTTTCTACAGAGACTGCGTTGCAGATGCAATTTTCATGCTCTTCGCTTCGTACACAAAATACAGCAAACTGGTGCATTACTTGTAGAGAGGTTGCATGGTCATAGACCCCATCCATCGCCTTTGGAGGATAATCTTTTGGGTCATTTTACTAGAAAATCTGTTCTCAAGGGGTACAAGAATGATCCAACGAAATATCTAGCTGTTCATCTCAGGTTTGAGATTGATATGGTTGCATATTCTCTGTGTTACTTTGGTGGTGGAAAAGATGAGGAAGAGGAACTAGAGATCTATCGCCAAATTCACTTTCCAGCCCTGACAGAACTAAGGAAGACAACAAAGTACGTATGCTGTTTGATACTAATACTTTTCTGCCTTGCatatagatgaatataaattatcaTCTTCCTGTCCAACTTTGAAAAATCTTCCATGCTAAACCAGAAGGCTACTTTTATTAAATGCAAAAATTCCTCTACCTTCGATTAAATCTTGATTCCCTTTTGCCACttcaatttttctttctttcacatggctttcactgacatgtgggtcctaacCCTATcgagtgacaaaaaaaagtacatGATGTTTAAGTCCAGTTTATTAAATCTATTGCCTGCCCTTACAAACGGTGTCTATCTCTGAAAGTCTCACTATCATGTTAGGTTGCCCTCTGCTGCTTCCTTGCGATCTGAAGGCAAATGCCCCCTTGCACCTGAAGAGGCTGTGCTTATGCTAGCAGCTATTGGTTTCAAGCGCAACACAAATGTATACATTGCAGGTGCTGAAATTTATGGAGGTAGGCATAGGATGGCTGCCATAAGCCGCCTATACCCTGCTTTAGTATCTAAAGAAACTCTTCTGTCTCCGGCGGAGCTTGAACCATTCAGAAACTTCTCATCCCAGGTAATATTTGAtaagatattattttttggccACTTCCATGTAATAtacggaaaaaaaatctgattgaAGTCATAAATCCTCAGTGTGTAAAAACagcaaaatttttaaaaataggttGCTTGTTAATAGACCAAATCTACGCAGTTCAAGACAAGAAGTTTTGTGAACTCAAATTATGAACGAAGAACTTTTGAGAACAATAGAATATTCATGTGCATGCCTACTTGGAAATACTCAGATCCAAATACTATAGTTGAAACTGGACAAAATAAGGAACACAACAATTTCAGAATTTACACTAATGTCTTATAAATATTGTTACACTCAATAATTTTTTGTGCTCTTCCCATTTGCAGTTAGCGGCCTTGGACTTTATTGCATGTGCAGCTGCCGATGCCTTTGCTATGACTGACCCAGGTAGCCAGTTCTCTTCCCTTGTCCAAGGATATCGCATGTACTATGGTGGTGGGGACCTTCCTACTGTTAGACCAAACAAGCGCCGGCTAGCCAGCATACTTCTGAAGAATGCCACTATGGAGTGGAATGAATTTGAAAGTAGAGTAAGAAAACTCATAcagcaaactaaacaagttcATGAGAGACCAGTTGCAAGGAGCATATTCAGACATCCTCGATGTCTTGATTGTATGTGCAGAACAGAGAACTGAGACGTTTAGGACTTTCTTGTTCCTATAGCAATTTTAGAAGGCAATTTTGGTGCTTTGGCTGACAGGTTGGCTTACCCTTCTTTCCCCTAGCGTACCATTGGAATCAAATCAGAAAGCGGGGTGATTGAGCTCTCACTtctaggagaaaaaaaattgcacttTGTGATGATGGCTCTGGCATTTGCTCAACTCCTGACCAGCAATTTGTTTTCAATTTCAATTCCTGGCACTTATCTC contains the following coding sequences:
- the LOC102714838 gene encoding O-fucosyltransferase 15-like isoform X2, which translates into the protein MPEASAAALPLLPSSQAGSPATYAPRGRRRRRGWRRPRGLLAWGALVAFFFVMNWWMFSRLQDPAARPHFRLRRHPPRAPAAANASSLSTLEEVGGAGKGKRPHQVMLTRLLALAAHALAEAETRPEPKDLWKEPINATMWLPCSDKRTWEASEGTNGYIMISANGGINQQRVAICNAVTISRLLNATLVIPKFLYSNVWLDKSQFGDIYQEDYFINYLKSDIRIVKELPVELQSLDLEAIGSLRLRCRCNFHALRFVHKIQQTGALLVERLHGHRPHPSPLEDNLLGHFTRKSVLKGYKNDPTKYLAVHLRFEIDMVAYSLCYFGGGKDEEEELEIYRQIHFPALTELRKTTKLPSAASLRSEGKCPLAPEEAVLMLAAIGFKRNTNVYIAGAEIYGGRHRMAAISRLYPALVSKETLLSPAELEPFRNFSSQLAALDFIACAAADAFAMTDPGSQFSSLVQGYRMYYGGGDLPTVRPNKRRLASILLKNATMEWNEFESRVRKLIQQTKQVHERPVARSIFRHPRCLDCMCRTEN
- the LOC102714838 gene encoding O-fucosyltransferase 15-like isoform X1, giving the protein MPEASAAALPLLPSSQAGSPATYAPRGRRRRRGWRRPRGLLAWGALVAFFFVMNWWMFSRLQDPAARPHFRLRRHPPRAPAAANASSLSTLEEVGGAGKGKRPHQVMLTRLLALAAHALAEAETRPEPKDLWKEPINATMWLPCSDKRTWEASEGTNGYIMISANGGINQQRVAICNAVTISRLLNATLVIPKFLYSNVWLDKSQFGDIYQEDYFINYLKSDIRIVKELPVELQSLDLEAIGSLVNDTDVMKEAKPNLYVKKILPILLKNRVVHFVGFGNRLSFDPIPFDLQRLRCRCNFHALRFVHKIQQTGALLVERLHGHRPHPSPLEDNLLGHFTRKSVLKGYKNDPTKYLAVHLRFEIDMVAYSLCYFGGGKDEEEELEIYRQIHFPALTELRKTTKLPSAASLRSEGKCPLAPEEAVLMLAAIGFKRNTNVYIAGAEIYGGRHRMAAISRLYPALVSKETLLSPAELEPFRNFSSQLAALDFIACAAADAFAMTDPGSQFSSLVQGYRMYYGGGDLPTVRPNKRRLASILLKNATMEWNEFESRVRKLIQQTKQVHERPVARSIFRHPRCLDCMCRTEN